Below is a genomic region from Billgrantia tianxiuensis.
TGTCCAGGTCACGGTGACGCGCAGCGAGATCGAGGCCCTGCTGCTCGAGCAGACCCTGATCAAGGAGCTGCGCCCGCCTTACAACATCCTGTTGCGCGACGACAAGTCGTATCCTTTCGTTTTCGTCACCGACCACCACCCCTACCCCGCCCTCGAGTACAAGCGGGCCCGCCGGCGCCACGACGACGGACGCTATCTTGGCCCCTACCCCAGCAGCGGTGCGGTACGCGAAAGCCTGTCGTTGATGCAGAAGATCTTTCGAATCCGCAACTGCGAGGACAGCGTCTTCGCCCACCGTACGCGCCCGTGCCTGCAGTATCAGATCCAACGCTGCAGCGCTCCCTGCGTCGGATATATCAGCGAAGCGGACTACCGGCGCGACCTGGAGCATGCCGTGATGTGCCTGGAGGGGCGCAGCGAGCAGGTAACCGAGGAGCTGACCGAGGCCATGGAAGCCGCCAGCCGCAACCTGGCCTTCGAGGACGCGGCCCGGCTACGCGACCAGATCCAGCACCTGCGCCAACTGCAGCATCGCCAGTTCGTCGACACCGAAGGCGGCGACGCCGATGCCTTTGCGCTGGCCGAACGCGAAGGGGTGCTCACCATCTCGGTGCTGGCGGTACGCCAGGGAAGGCTGCTGGGTGCACGCCACCATTCGCCGGACAACGGCCTGGGGCTGGACGCGGCCGAACTGCTGGGCGAGTTCGTCAGCCAATTCTATCTTGGCCAGGGTCGTGAAATTCCGCGCGAAGTGATCACCAGTCTGCCGATTCCCGACGACGACATTCTGGAAAGCGCCCTGAGCAGCCGGGCCGAGCGGCGCGTTCGCGTGACCCACAAGGTACGCGGCCACCGTAGCCAGTGGCTCGAACTGGCCCGGACCAATGCCGAGCAGCAATTGGCCAGCCGTTTGGCCAGCCAGAACGAACTCGATCGACGCTTCGACGCGCTGCAAGAGGCCCTGGTATTGGATACACCGGCCGAACGCCTGGAATGCTTCGACATCAGCCACAGTCACGGTGAGGCGACCGTTGCCTCGTGTGTGGTCTTCGATCGCAATGGACCGCGAAAATCGGATTACCGACGCTTCAACATCGAAGGAGTGACCGCAGGCGACGACTATGCCGCCATGCGCCAGGCCCTCACTCGCCGATTCCGACGCCTCGCCGAGGGCGAAGGCGTCGCACCGGATATCCTGCTGTTGGATGGCGGCAAGGGGCAGCTCAACCTGGCGCGCGAGGTACTCGGTGAGCTGGGCCTTGCCCATGTTCGGCTGCTTGGCGTGGCCAAGGGCACTACTCGCAAGGCCGGCCTCGAGACGCTGTTCATCGAAACCATCGATCGCACGCTCGACCTGCCGGCGGCTTCGCCGGCCCTGCACCTGATCCAGCACGTCCGTGACGAAGCACACCGCTTCGCCATCACAGGGCATCGCAACCGACGCGACAAAGCTCGCCGCAGTTCGGCACTCGAAGACATTGCTGGGATCGGCCCCAAGCGTCGCAGGGAACTGCTGCGCTTCTTCGGCGGACTGCAGGGCGTCAAGCAGGCCAGCAGGGAGGAGCTCGCCCGGGTGCCCGGGATCAGCGCTGCCCTGGCAGAGACGATTCATCGCTCCCTGCATGGATGATGACGCCCGGTACAGATAGAATGGGGCCCCACTTCGGCTGTCCAGACCTAGGCGAGGAAATCCCGTCAATGAACATCCCCAACATCCTGACGCTGGCAAGAATCGCCTTCATCCCGCTGCTGGTGGTGTTCTTCTATCTCCCCCATTCCTGGAGCATGCCCGTCGCCGCAGGCCTGTTCGCCCTGGCCTCGGTCACCGACTGGCTTGATGGCTATCTGGCTCGGCGCTGGGATCAGTCCACGCCCTTCGGTGCCTTTCTCGACCCGGTGGCCGACAAGCTGATGGTTGCCGTGGCACTGGCCCTGCTCATCGAACGCTACGATACGCTCTGGCTCACCCTGCCGGCGCTGGTGATCATCGGACGCGAGATCGTGATCTCGGCGCTGAGAGAGTGGATGGCCGAAATGGGCAAGCGGGGCAGCGTGGCGGTTTCGTGGCTGGGCAAGGTCAAGACCACCTTGCAGATGGTTGCCTTGCTGCTGCTGCTGGCCTTTGCCCCGGGAACTGCGCTTGCCCACCTCGGGGTGGTCACGCTGCATGTCGCCGCGATCATGACGCTGTGGTCGATGGCCATGTACCTGCGCGCCGCCTGGCCCCACCTGTCGCGCTCGATGTGATCGAGGCCACTCAACGCCATCAAGTGATTGACATCAGCGAGCTTATCCGTATAATTCGCACTCGAGTCAAGCGGGAATAGCTCAGTGGTAGAGCATCGCCTTGCCAAGGCGAGGGTCGGGAGTTCGAATCTCCTTTCCCGCTCCAACTCTCTTGTGGATACCCCATGGGAGAGGCGGCATCGAGAAGATCATGAGTCTCTGCTCCGATCGATCTCTTTCCGCTCCATGCGACTCTTCGAGGCTGGATGGCAGAGTGGTTATGCAGCGGACTGCAACTCCGTGTACGCCGGTTCGATTCCGACTCCAGCCTCCATTTCCCGTTTCCTTTCAGCTGACTGCTCGAAACCGTGCCGCCCGGATGGCGAAATTGGTAGACGCAAGAGACTTAAAATCTCTCGGTGGTAACACCGTGCCGGTTCGAGCCCGGCTCCGGGCACCAATCCTTTCAAGCCCTTACGTCATCCAATCTCTTGTTGACCTAGTGCGTGGTCGCATTTTGGTCGCAGAACCTCGGCAGCCTCCCTGCGACCTGGTCCAGTCTCGAATCGAACATGTGAGCGTATCGGCTCGTCACCACCAGACTGCTGTGACCCAATAGCGCCTGCACCGTCGTCATCACCTCGCCGGCTTCTGCCAGCAGTGATGCATACGTGTGTCGCAGATCGTGGAACCGCAAATCAGGCCGACCTACTGCCGCCCTCGCCTTCTCGAACGCCGACCGTAGCCGTTGTTCGCTGGTGTCGAAAGGCAGTTGCTCCACCAGGGCATGGCCATCTTCCGGCAACGGGATCACCCTCGCCTTCCCGCTCTTGGTTTGCCCTGGTCGCAACACGATGCGCCCGGCCTGGAGGTTCGATCGCTCGAGACTGAGCAGCTCGCCCTTCCGCAGCCCGGTGAGGCAGGCCAGAAGAATCACCTTTCGCTCGACCTCCTTGCCTTCCGGTACCGCGGTGACCAGCGCCCGGATCTCGTCCGCCGTGAGGTAGACGTGCCGCTCGTTCTTCGGCGCCGGCTTCGAGAGCTTCGCGCCCAGCGGCTGGTCGATCCAATCCCACTCCTTGAACGCCAGACCCAAGACCCGCTTCACCACCTGCACGCGGTTGTTGATCGTGCTCTGGCTGAGCCGAGCCTTGCGCATCTCCTTCACCATTCGCCGAGCGCCGTCGAGCGTCTCTTGTCCCAGCAAGACACCCGGCGCGTGCACATCGAACCACCGCGCCACCCAGTTGATGCTGGGCGCCTGGCTCTCCGTGTCGTATTCCTCGACCCAGCGCAACAGCCCTTCCATGAACGTCTTGCGCCGAGCCCTGCCCATCACGCCATTGAAGCGCGCCTCGTTCAGCTCAGCGCGTCGCTTCGTGGCGTACTCTTCTGCATCTTCTTCTGTTGTAAACGTGCATTGATGTCGGCCGCACTCACCC
It encodes:
- the pgsA gene encoding CDP-diacylglycerol--glycerol-3-phosphate 3-phosphatidyltransferase is translated as MNIPNILTLARIAFIPLLVVFFYLPHSWSMPVAAGLFALASVTDWLDGYLARRWDQSTPFGAFLDPVADKLMVAVALALLIERYDTLWLTLPALVIIGREIVISALREWMAEMGKRGSVAVSWLGKVKTTLQMVALLLLLAFAPGTALAHLGVVTLHVAAIMTLWSMAMYLRAAWPHLSRSM
- the uvrC gene encoding excinuclease ABC subunit UvrC produces the protein MTFDSRQFLANLTQAPGIYRMLDERGDTLYVGKAKRLKARLASYFRGALNAKTQAMVARIADVQVTVTRSEIEALLLEQTLIKELRPPYNILLRDDKSYPFVFVTDHHPYPALEYKRARRRHDDGRYLGPYPSSGAVRESLSLMQKIFRIRNCEDSVFAHRTRPCLQYQIQRCSAPCVGYISEADYRRDLEHAVMCLEGRSEQVTEELTEAMEAASRNLAFEDAARLRDQIQHLRQLQHRQFVDTEGGDADAFALAEREGVLTISVLAVRQGRLLGARHHSPDNGLGLDAAELLGEFVSQFYLGQGREIPREVITSLPIPDDDILESALSSRAERRVRVTHKVRGHRSQWLELARTNAEQQLASRLASQNELDRRFDALQEALVLDTPAERLECFDISHSHGEATVASCVVFDRNGPRKSDYRRFNIEGVTAGDDYAAMRQALTRRFRRLAEGEGVAPDILLLDGGKGQLNLAREVLGELGLAHVRLLGVAKGTTRKAGLETLFIETIDRTLDLPAASPALHLIQHVRDEAHRFAITGHRNRRDKARRSSALEDIAGIGPKRRRELLRFFGGLQGVKQASREELARVPGISAALAETIHRSLHG
- a CDS encoding tyrosine-type recombinase/integrase, with product MEGLLRWVEEYDTESQAPSINWVARWFDVHAPGVLLGQETLDGARRMVKEMRKARLSQSTINNRVQVVKRVLGLAFKEWDWIDQPLGAKLSKPAPKNERHVYLTADEIRALVTAVPEGKEVERKVILLACLTGLRKGELLSLERSNLQAGRIVLRPGQTKSGKARVIPLPEDGHALVEQLPFDTSEQRLRSAFEKARAAVGRPDLRFHDLRHTYASLLAEAGEVMTTVQALLGHSSLVVTSRYAHMFDSRLDQVAGRLPRFCDQNATTH